A part of Candidatus Delongbacteria bacterium genomic DNA contains:
- the pgsB gene encoding poly-gamma-glutamate synthase PgsB — MVFIILLVCLFIVLGILELKQHQSNAASIPVRIHVNGTRGKSSVTRLIAGALREGGLRTVAKTTGSAPQVILEDGHEIPIVRPRGANIIEQLRVFSFVAPRKPQAIVIECMAVQPEYQWICEHRIVTSTIGVITNARPDHLREMGPTVQNVARSLCNTLPIGRVAFTCEKKLFNLMDSVAKEKQTKLNQVTDEGVSDEDMMGFHHVEHKENVALALAVSGSLGVPRETALRGMYRSEPDCGALKLFRVTEGERQMTFVNALAANDPESTLAIWETIRSRQPEESVSIFVLNTRQDRFERSVQLVEMVHADTVYERLVLIGQCCDRMMGVCYKLGLPADKVINLGNHTPEQIYKVIAGMPWADMTVLGIGNVHGGGHEVAHYFEERSRA; from the coding sequence ATGGTTTTCATCATTCTCCTTGTCTGCCTGTTCATCGTTCTGGGTATCCTGGAGTTGAAGCAGCATCAATCGAATGCGGCCTCGATTCCCGTGCGGATCCATGTGAACGGCACGCGGGGCAAGTCCAGCGTGACCCGCCTGATCGCTGGCGCCCTTCGCGAAGGGGGCCTGCGCACCGTTGCCAAGACCACCGGCAGCGCTCCCCAGGTCATCCTTGAAGACGGGCACGAGATTCCCATCGTGCGGCCCCGGGGGGCCAACATCATCGAACAGCTGCGCGTCTTCAGTTTCGTGGCTCCGCGCAAACCGCAGGCGATCGTGATCGAGTGCATGGCGGTCCAGCCCGAGTACCAATGGATCTGCGAGCACCGCATCGTCACCTCCACCATCGGTGTCATCACCAACGCCCGCCCCGACCACCTGCGCGAAATGGGCCCCACGGTCCAGAACGTGGCACGCAGCCTGTGCAACACACTGCCCATTGGCCGGGTGGCCTTCACCTGCGAGAAGAAACTCTTCAACCTGATGGACTCGGTGGCCAAGGAAAAGCAGACCAAGCTCAACCAGGTCACCGACGAGGGGGTGAGTGACGAGGACATGATGGGCTTCCATCATGTGGAGCACAAGGAGAATGTCGCCCTGGCCCTGGCCGTCTCGGGCAGTCTGGGTGTTCCCCGTGAGACGGCACTGCGTGGCATGTACCGTTCCGAGCCCGACTGCGGCGCGCTGAAGCTCTTCCGGGTGACCGAGGGCGAGCGTCAGATGACCTTCGTCAACGCGCTGGCCGCCAACGATCCCGAGAGCACCCTGGCCATCTGGGAAACCATCCGTTCCCGCCAGCCTGAAGAGTCGGTGTCGATCTTCGTGCTCAACACGCGCCAGGACCGCTTCGAACGCAGCGTGCAGCTGGTCGAGATGGTACATGCCGACACGGTCTACGAACGGCTGGTGCTGATCGGCCAGTGCTGCGACAGAATGATGGGCGTGTGTTACAAGCTTGGCTTGCCCGCCGACAAGGTGATCAATCTGGGCAACCACACTCCCGAACAGATTTACAAGGTCATTGCCGGCATGCCCTGGGCGGACATGACCGTGCTGGGCATCGGCAATGTGCATGGCGGAGGTCACGAAGTGGCTCATTACTTCGAGGAAAGGAGCCGGGCGTGA
- the pgsC gene encoding poly-gamma-glutamate biosynthesis protein PgsC, whose amino-acid sequence MSMIFQEIVGVSAGGIVVPGYVALQMHEPLRLLGTFIVSFLTFGIIRILSNFMFIYGRRRLVLSILIGFVLGYLSRQAFVYQWLQLDLEMQAVGFIIPGLIANWMERQGVFKTLLCLLLVASSVRLLLMLMTGGEVLHV is encoded by the coding sequence ATGAGCATGATCTTCCAGGAGATCGTCGGTGTCTCGGCGGGTGGCATCGTGGTGCCCGGTTATGTGGCACTGCAGATGCACGAACCCCTGCGCCTGCTGGGCACCTTCATCGTCAGTTTCCTGACCTTCGGAATCATCCGCATCCTCTCGAACTTCATGTTCATCTACGGGCGGCGCCGCCTGGTGCTGTCCATCCTGATCGGCTTCGTGCTGGGTTACCTCAGCCGTCAGGCCTTCGTCTACCAGTGGCTGCAGCTCGATCTGGAAATGCAGGCGGTGGGTTTCATCATTCCCGGCCTCATCGCCAACTGGATGGAGCGCCAGGGTGTGTTCAAGACCCTGCTCTGCCTCCTGCTGGTGGCCAGCAGCGTGCGCCTGCTGCTGATGCTGATGACCGGAGGCGAGGTGCTGCATGTTTAA